A genomic segment from Hyalangium minutum encodes:
- a CDS encoding DMT family transporter, which translates to MRTTLFTVLALLGFAANSLLCRAALAGGGRFIDAASFTGVRLVSGALMLGLLLRLRGGRYQGGSWGSALALFTYAAGFSLAYMRIPAGVGALLLFGCVQATMLGTGLVRGERPRPLEWAGLLLALGGLVGLAAPGATAPDFVGAALMAGAGVAWGVYSLRGRGSTHPLAATAQNFLLSVPLALALSAVSTALQSAPHATPRGVVLAIASGALASGVGYSLWYAALPHLTATRAAIIQLSVPVLAATGGVLLLGEQLTVRLVGAGTALLCGVLLALAARWRKSIETAKGHR; encoded by the coding sequence ATGAGGACGACCCTCTTCACGGTCTTGGCGCTCTTAGGGTTCGCGGCCAACTCGCTGCTGTGCCGGGCCGCGCTGGCCGGTGGCGGGCGCTTCATCGACGCGGCGAGCTTCACTGGAGTGCGGCTGGTGTCCGGTGCCCTCATGCTGGGCCTCCTGCTGCGGTTGCGCGGAGGGCGCTATCAGGGCGGCTCGTGGGGCTCGGCCCTGGCGCTGTTCACCTACGCTGCGGGCTTCTCTCTCGCGTACATGCGCATCCCCGCGGGCGTGGGCGCCCTGCTTCTCTTCGGGTGCGTGCAGGCGACGATGCTCGGCACGGGGCTCGTGCGGGGCGAACGCCCGAGACCCCTCGAGTGGGCAGGGCTGCTGCTGGCGCTCGGTGGGCTCGTGGGACTGGCGGCTCCCGGTGCCACGGCTCCGGACTTCGTAGGCGCGGCGTTGATGGCCGGAGCCGGAGTCGCCTGGGGCGTGTACTCACTGCGAGGGCGCGGAAGCACCCACCCGCTCGCGGCCACGGCCCAGAACTTCCTGCTCAGTGTTCCCCTGGCCCTGGCACTGTCAGCTGTGAGCACCGCACTTCAGAGCGCACCGCATGCCACCCCTCGGGGCGTGGTGCTCGCCATCGCCTCGGGAGCGCTCGCGTCGGGCGTGGGCTACAGCCTGTGGTACGCGGCGCTACCGCACCTCACGGCGACCCGAGCCGCCATTATCCAGCTCTCGGTGCCTGTGCTCGCGGCCACGGGCGGAGTGTTGCTGCTCGGCGAGCAGTTGACGGTACGGCTTGTGGGTGCAGGGACAGCGCTGCTGTGCGGCGTACTCCTGGCCCTGGCCGCGCGCTGGCGCAAATCCATAGAGACCGCGAAGGGGCACCGATGA
- a CDS encoding Rpn family recombination-promoting nuclease/putative transposase — protein MPGPHDLLVRYTFDHPERAAAELRAVLPPEVVAQVDWSSLHRESGSVVDAELRERQSDLLFSARLHGGEPLLLYLLLEHQSSVDKWMAFRMLRYVMRQLERWLQEHPESDTLPVILPVVMYHGSEGRWTAARRMEELFQLPSEASEIWRELVPRFEYRLDNLTAEREEALRARAAPPVVVLTWLLLRSGASEQLALLLENWRPVLAEVLVSPEGQEGLRAAAHYLHRVGAEGALDALWSVLDSMSKEQRAEETKMPFKTPALEEARVKGVAEGEAQGRSAYLLRILTSRGIALDEGTRQRILACRDLATLDLWFERALKATRLSDLPGLEELEQNG, from the coding sequence ATGCCGGGCCCTCATGACTTGTTGGTGCGCTACACCTTCGACCACCCAGAGCGGGCGGCGGCGGAGTTGCGCGCGGTGTTGCCACCGGAGGTGGTGGCGCAAGTGGACTGGAGCAGCCTGCATCGCGAGTCAGGGAGCGTGGTGGACGCGGAGCTGCGGGAGCGCCAGAGCGATCTGCTGTTCTCAGCGCGGCTGCATGGGGGAGAGCCGCTGCTGCTCTATCTGTTGCTGGAGCACCAGTCGTCCGTGGACAAGTGGATGGCGTTCCGAATGCTGCGGTACGTGATGCGGCAGCTGGAGCGTTGGCTTCAGGAGCACCCGGAGAGCGACACGCTGCCGGTCATCTTGCCTGTCGTCATGTACCACGGGTCGGAGGGACGGTGGACGGCGGCGCGGCGAATGGAGGAGTTGTTCCAATTGCCCAGTGAGGCTTCGGAGATCTGGCGCGAATTGGTGCCGCGCTTCGAGTACCGGCTGGACAACTTGACGGCTGAGAGGGAGGAGGCCTTGCGAGCTCGGGCTGCTCCACCGGTGGTGGTGCTGACGTGGCTGCTGCTGCGCTCGGGCGCCTCTGAACAATTGGCCTTGCTGCTGGAGAACTGGCGCCCGGTGTTGGCGGAAGTGTTGGTCTCTCCGGAAGGGCAGGAAGGTCTGCGCGCTGCAGCACATTACCTGCACAGGGTAGGGGCCGAGGGAGCCCTGGACGCTCTGTGGAGCGTGTTAGATTCAATGAGCAAGGAACAGCGAGCGGAGGAAACGAAGATGCCCTTTAAAACACCGGCCCTCGAAGAAGCACGCGTCAAAGGAGTGGCCGAAGGGGAAGCTCAAGGGCGCTCGGCGTACCTGCTGCGGATCCTGACCTCACGAGGCATTGCCTTGGACGAAGGCACCCGCCAGAGAATCCTGGCCTGCAGGGACTTGGCGACCTTGGACCTATGGTTCGAGAGGGCTCTGAAGGCCACTCGCCTCTCGGACCTACCAGGCCTTGAGGAGCTTGAGCAGAACGGGTGA
- a CDS encoding serine/threonine protein kinase, giving the protein MNDTPVTPFGKYELLERLGMGGMAIVYRARYTAAPGITKPVVIKKVLDVYAENPAFVELFIHEARISVGLNHGNIVQVFDFGQVNGEYFLAMELVEGQPLSRVLKKAQAMNLSKLPAPLAVNIAIEMCKGLHHAHTRADENGRPLGLVHRDISPDNVLISYDGQVKISDFGVAKAKLAGRPETEAGMVKGKYLYFSPEQAMGEQLDARSDVYAVGVVLFKMLCGRLPVEGPEIAVMQRIVQGRLTPALQLNPDLDPTLVDILEEAMAFKRDDRIPSAEALQHQLSHWMATKAPHFPAHTLKHMMGVLYEAELTALGRPPQVAERFREQMSRWSATQRWRALEEPAPEQASADGGPSVPEEVPSVDATKPESGGVTAEGTGTVVTATVANGQVGLPGLKTRYFWIVGVVAVALVGGVLGFLWKARVPPLEVFSTPLGAQVIVDGVPKGTTPLKLEGVGRKAPHTVELSLKGMRPWSQQFEAGALATRLDVTLEPIPPPPVPAPEPASAPVTPVAAAVAQSASLVGESFATRFGTEQVPARFTLEEKWHSFSTTSRSLQQALDPAQSYTVWMSGSYTGDAPISEQDLRQGMSLFSARSVQVFVFLEGEGIPDAERLFMATPRPHALPKARKLHAFVLVGITSEKNVDRNLTLHVRDNATKAVQHLKLESRRFAHQVALENRYSVRKLDPESWYAVDFLPREGVPSSAVAVLVVPTKTGKIQVNGQLTGELRYALRPGRYTLQGARELWFALPRSEEDGQAQMEVSVTAIPPPPPAPPVDVREVTPEEAGAVIEEMGPGH; this is encoded by the coding sequence TTGAACGACACTCCCGTCACCCCCTTCGGCAAGTACGAGCTGCTCGAGCGCCTCGGCATGGGGGGAATGGCCATTGTGTACCGTGCGCGCTACACGGCCGCGCCCGGCATCACCAAGCCCGTCGTCATCAAGAAGGTGCTGGACGTCTACGCCGAGAACCCCGCCTTCGTGGAGCTGTTCATCCACGAGGCCCGCATCTCGGTGGGGCTCAACCACGGCAACATCGTCCAGGTCTTCGACTTCGGTCAGGTCAATGGTGAGTACTTCCTGGCCATGGAGCTGGTGGAGGGCCAGCCGCTGTCGCGGGTGCTGAAGAAGGCCCAGGCGATGAACCTGTCCAAGCTGCCCGCACCGCTGGCGGTCAACATCGCCATCGAGATGTGCAAGGGCCTGCACCACGCCCACACGCGCGCGGATGAGAATGGGAGGCCGCTGGGGCTGGTCCACCGCGACATCTCTCCGGACAACGTCCTCATCAGCTACGACGGCCAGGTGAAGATCTCCGACTTCGGCGTGGCCAAGGCGAAGCTGGCCGGGCGCCCGGAGACCGAGGCGGGGATGGTGAAGGGCAAGTACCTCTACTTCTCGCCAGAGCAGGCGATGGGCGAGCAGCTCGATGCGCGCTCGGACGTGTATGCGGTGGGGGTGGTGCTCTTCAAGATGCTCTGTGGCCGCCTTCCGGTGGAGGGGCCCGAGATCGCGGTGATGCAGCGCATCGTCCAGGGGCGGCTCACCCCAGCGCTGCAGCTCAACCCGGACCTGGACCCGACGCTGGTGGACATCCTCGAGGAGGCCATGGCGTTCAAGCGGGACGACCGCATCCCCAGCGCCGAGGCCCTGCAGCACCAGCTCTCCCACTGGATGGCCACCAAGGCGCCGCATTTCCCGGCCCACACCCTGAAGCACATGATGGGCGTGCTGTACGAGGCCGAGCTCACCGCGCTGGGACGCCCCCCGCAGGTGGCCGAGCGCTTCCGTGAGCAGATGTCCCGGTGGAGCGCCACGCAGCGCTGGCGAGCGCTGGAGGAGCCGGCGCCCGAGCAGGCTTCGGCGGACGGGGGGCCTTCCGTGCCCGAGGAGGTTCCCTCCGTCGACGCGACGAAGCCAGAGAGCGGAGGGGTGACGGCGGAGGGCACCGGTACGGTGGTCACCGCGACCGTCGCGAACGGCCAAGTGGGGCTGCCGGGGCTGAAGACCCGGTACTTCTGGATCGTCGGCGTGGTGGCGGTGGCGTTGGTGGGGGGGGTGTTGGGCTTCCTCTGGAAGGCGCGGGTTCCGCCACTGGAGGTGTTCTCCACGCCGCTCGGCGCCCAGGTCATCGTGGATGGCGTGCCCAAGGGGACCACGCCTCTGAAGCTCGAGGGCGTGGGCCGCAAGGCGCCGCACACGGTGGAGCTGAGCCTCAAGGGCATGCGGCCGTGGAGCCAGCAATTCGAGGCGGGGGCGCTGGCCACTCGGCTCGATGTGACGTTGGAGCCCATTCCGCCACCCCCGGTTCCGGCTCCAGAGCCGGCCTCGGCTCCTGTCACCCCGGTGGCTGCTGCTGTGGCACAGTCGGCGTCTCTCGTGGGGGAGTCCTTTGCCACGCGCTTTGGCACGGAGCAGGTGCCCGCTCGCTTCACGCTGGAGGAGAAGTGGCACTCCTTCAGCACGACGTCTCGCTCGCTCCAGCAGGCCCTGGATCCGGCGCAGAGCTACACCGTCTGGATGTCCGGCTCCTATACGGGAGACGCGCCCATCTCGGAGCAGGATCTCCGGCAGGGCATGAGCCTGTTCTCGGCCCGCTCGGTCCAGGTCTTCGTGTTCCTGGAGGGCGAGGGCATCCCCGACGCGGAGCGGCTCTTCATGGCCACGCCTCGGCCGCATGCGCTCCCGAAGGCCCGGAAGCTGCACGCCTTCGTCCTCGTGGGCATCACCTCCGAGAAGAACGTGGACCGGAACCTCACCCTCCACGTGCGCGACAACGCCACCAAGGCCGTGCAGCACCTCAAGCTGGAGTCTCGCCGCTTCGCGCACCAGGTGGCGCTGGAGAACCGGTACTCGGTCCGGAAGCTCGACCCCGAGAGCTGGTACGCCGTGGATTTCCTGCCCCGGGAGGGCGTCCCTTCGAGCGCTGTGGCCGTCCTGGTCGTCCCCACGAAGACGGGGAAGATCCAGGTGAA
- a CDS encoding FHA domain-containing protein, with the protein MPSVQQLRPFAEAPLEAFRAASGPVALIQQPPEPVLQQVALQLEQARTVMMVSRTRLAERLLTMLQGFQHLEVHLLQPRVDGEEFTVGRMDTCMLMVKDPSVSKLHARLRWSESLGGCLVRDAGSMNGTFVNAVLLAPHQDHQLRDGDALSFGDAQFLYLHTDTLHAHLRLIQDPV; encoded by the coding sequence ATGCCGTCCGTGCAGCAGCTCCGTCCCTTTGCCGAGGCCCCCCTGGAGGCCTTTCGGGCCGCTTCTGGCCCGGTGGCGCTCATCCAGCAGCCGCCGGAGCCCGTGCTCCAGCAGGTGGCGCTGCAGCTGGAGCAGGCCCGCACGGTGATGATGGTGAGCCGCACCCGGCTGGCCGAGCGCCTCCTGACGATGCTGCAGGGCTTCCAGCACCTGGAGGTGCACCTGCTCCAGCCCCGCGTGGACGGCGAGGAGTTCACCGTGGGGCGGATGGACACCTGCATGCTCATGGTGAAGGACCCGTCCGTCTCCAAGCTCCACGCCCGGCTGCGCTGGAGCGAGTCGCTGGGCGGGTGCCTGGTGCGGGACGCGGGCTCCATGAATGGCACCTTCGTCAACGCCGTGCTGCTCGCGCCCCACCAGGACCACCAGCTGCGAGACGGGGACGCGCTCTCGTTCGGCGATGCGCAGTTCCTCTACCTGCACACGGACACGTTGCACGCGCACCTGCGGCTTATCCAGGATCCTGTGTAA
- a CDS encoding 4a-hydroxytetrahydrobiopterin dehydratase — protein MAYDRTLLTAEALQTFLTQHPGWKHEGGMIRRTYEAPTFLAGIAFVNKVAQAAEAADHHPDIDIRWRKVTLALVTHDAGGLTWRDTKLAEAADGLFAEVTASTPA, from the coding sequence ATGGCCTACGACCGCACGCTGCTCACCGCCGAGGCGCTGCAGACCTTCCTCACCCAGCACCCGGGCTGGAAGCACGAGGGAGGGATGATCCGCCGCACCTACGAGGCGCCCACCTTCCTGGCGGGCATCGCCTTCGTGAACAAGGTGGCCCAGGCCGCGGAGGCGGCGGACCACCACCCGGACATCGACATCCGCTGGCGCAAGGTGACGCTGGCGCTCGTCACGCATGATGCGGGAGGCCTGACGTGGAGGGACACGAAGCTGGCGGAGGCGGCGGACGGTCTCTTCGCCGAGGTGACGGCTTCAACCCCCGCGTAG
- the glpK gene encoding glycerol kinase GlpK: MAKAKHVLAIDQGTTGTHVTILDARLQVAGKAYREFTQHFPKPSWVEHDLEEIWASSEFCISRALKDAGLKGTDIAAVGITNQRETTGLWHRGTGKPLGHAIVWQDRRTADICAQLKAKGVEPRVREVTGLVLDPYFSGTKLTWMFEHLKGARARAEKGDVCFGTIDTWLVYKLTGGQAHVTDVSNASRTLLMDLRTMLWDDELRSLLGVPAACLPQIRGSAEVYGTTRGMKSLPDGIPVSGMAGDQQAALFGQACFEPGESKCTYGTGAFLLMNTGETPVRSTAGLLTTVAWRLGERTTYALEGSSFIAGAAVQWLRDGLKVIKRAPDIEGLAQSVKDSGDVVFVPALAGLGAPHWRPEARGLFAGMDRSTTVAHLARAVLEGIALQIRDLADAMRHDSGRAIPSFKVDGGAAANNLLMQYQADVLDTPVVRPRNLETTSLGAAFLGGLGAGVWSSPEAIRRAWKAERTFKPKMKPEVRERHLAKWKRAVERA, from the coding sequence ATGGCGAAGGCGAAGCATGTCCTGGCGATCGACCAGGGCACCACTGGGACTCACGTCACCATCCTCGATGCCCGGCTCCAGGTGGCCGGCAAGGCCTACCGCGAGTTCACCCAGCACTTCCCCAAGCCGTCCTGGGTGGAGCACGACCTGGAGGAAATTTGGGCCTCCAGCGAGTTCTGCATCTCCCGCGCCCTGAAGGACGCGGGGCTGAAGGGCACGGACATCGCCGCGGTGGGCATCACCAACCAGCGGGAGACGACGGGCCTGTGGCACCGGGGTACGGGCAAGCCGCTGGGGCACGCCATCGTCTGGCAGGACCGGCGCACGGCGGACATCTGCGCGCAGCTCAAGGCCAAGGGCGTGGAGCCGCGGGTGCGCGAGGTGACGGGGCTGGTGCTGGATCCGTACTTCTCCGGCACCAAGCTGACGTGGATGTTCGAACACCTCAAGGGCGCCCGGGCCCGCGCGGAGAAGGGCGACGTGTGCTTCGGCACCATCGACACGTGGCTCGTGTACAAGCTCACCGGCGGCCAGGCCCATGTCACGGATGTGTCAAACGCCAGCCGCACGCTGTTGATGGACCTGCGCACGATGCTGTGGGACGACGAGCTGCGCTCGCTGCTGGGCGTGCCGGCCGCGTGCTTGCCGCAGATCCGCGGCTCGGCGGAGGTGTACGGCACCACACGCGGAATGAAGAGCCTGCCGGACGGCATCCCCGTGTCCGGCATGGCGGGGGACCAACAGGCGGCCCTCTTCGGGCAAGCGTGCTTCGAGCCCGGCGAGTCCAAGTGCACCTACGGCACGGGCGCCTTCCTGCTGATGAACACGGGGGAGACGCCGGTGCGCTCCACGGCGGGCCTGCTAACGACGGTGGCGTGGCGGCTGGGCGAGCGGACCACGTATGCGCTGGAGGGCAGCTCCTTCATCGCGGGCGCCGCCGTGCAGTGGCTGCGGGACGGGCTCAAGGTCATCAAGCGCGCCCCGGACATCGAGGGGCTCGCCCAGAGCGTGAAGGACTCGGGGGACGTGGTCTTCGTGCCGGCGCTGGCAGGCCTGGGCGCGCCGCACTGGCGGCCCGAGGCGCGGGGCCTGTTCGCGGGCATGGACCGCTCCACCACGGTGGCGCACCTGGCGCGCGCGGTGCTGGAGGGCATCGCGCTGCAGATCCGCGACCTGGCGGACGCGATGCGCCATGACAGCGGGCGGGCCATTCCCTCCTTCAAGGTGGACGGGGGCGCAGCGGCCAACAACCTGCTGATGCAGTACCAGGCGGACGTGCTGGACACGCCGGTGGTGCGCCCGCGCAACCTGGAGACGACGAGCCTGGGCGCAGCGTTCCTGGGCGGCCTGGGCGCGGGGGTGTGGAGCAGCCCGGAGGCCATCCGCCGCGCGTGGAAGGCCGAGCGCACCTTCAAGCCGAAGATGAAGCCCGAGGTGCGTGAACGGCATCTGGCCAAATGGAAGCGGGCGGTAGAGCGCGCGTGA